The Sphingobacteriales bacterium genomic sequence ACTACAGGCAGCGCGGCAACAAACCGAGAAGTTAAAGCAAGATGGTCTGTTACAACAAAATCAATTAACTGCCCTTAAAGCCGCTTTAGAAGATACCGTAGCCGCCTGGGAAAACAGACACAACCTTGTTTTAAAAGAATTAACAGTTACCAATACTTTAATTGACCGAAAATTAGGTAAAACCGATAGCTTAGTTGCCGAAAACACACGTTTAAAAATACAAATTGCGCAGCTAACTAAACAACTACAACAATATATTGAGCAGCAACAAAACGAATATATTTTTCAAAATCAAGAAACAGCCTACGCACAAACATTTAAAGAATTTGACGTGTATTTAGACCGTCTTAAAACTACGCAACAGGCTTTAATTAGAGTTAAAGATGCGTTTTTAAATCCCGAGGCAGCCAAAAATTTTAATCAAACAATTGCGAAATATAATACCGCCCGCGATAGTTTAATACAAAACCAAAGCCAAAGACTTAGTCAAAACAGGCTATTTTGGAAAGACCCCGTAAAAGAGCTATTATTGCAATCCCTCTACAAGTCGGCAATAGAAGGTATACACGAGCAGCATATTTTACCGCTAAATCAAACAGTTATGGCCCCCATGAAGGCAGCCGCACTTGGCGAAATGCCCCGTATTAAAGCAAGCAAACAAGCAAGCAAGGCCGCGGCTATTACTTATAATCAGTTGCAGCACCCTATTGCCACTTTATCGGCTGATATTAAAACGGTATCCTTGCAACTTAAGCCGGTTAGGTAAGGCATGGCTAAATAAAATACCAAGTAACAAGCAAAAAAAAATTCTTTCTTTGTATTTTTAATGTTTTTGCAACTAATTTGCGTGTAAAATGTGTTTACAGCCTAAATTTAAGTTGGCAACAAATAAACAGTTTTAACGGTCAAACGTTTTACTTCGAGTGCAAGTTTTTTACTTCGAATTTTAATTACCCCTCCTCTAAGCACACAACAAATTAGTAGCTTCACTAGAATGGTAAAAAAGTTACTGTTTGATTGATTGATTAACCTAATTAAGTAAGATGCAACACAAAAATAATTTGCGCCAGTGGCTGGCTGCCGGAGAAGGCCCTACCCTCGATTTTAAGCAACATATTACCGCACCCGATAAAATTGCCCGCACTTTAGTAGCTTTTGCCAATAGCCGGGGTGGCCGCATAATAGTTGGCGTTGAAGACCACGGCCATATAATAGGAGTTGATGTTTACGAAGAAACCTATGAGTTAAACCGCGCTGCCACTTTGTATTGCCGTCCACAAATTGAATTGCAATACGAGGAGTACGAGACACAAGGCAAAATGCTGCTAATTGCACACATCCACGAAAGCCATATAAAGCCCCATTACGCCCTAGATAAAAAAGGTAATGCCACCTTGTATATTCGTGTTGCCGACCAATGTATTGTAGCCCCCGATTTTATTGCAGCCGCCCTAAAACAAGGCGACCTAAGTAGTTTATTGCGGCAACCTTATTTTTATTTTCAAAGCCAAAATGAACTGCTGCAGTTATTGCAATTACAAAAACACATTACCATTGACCAATATGCCAATTTAAAAAATGTATCAACACGCGCCGCACGCCGTACCCTTATTGATTTTTTGTTCGACGGCACTTTAACACTGCTTGATGATGGTTATACATTTGCGGCATCAAACCACCAGTCCTCCGGAAACAGCTATCATAAATCCGGAAAAATATTGTAGCTAACCCACAGCGCGTATCTTTTTTGTAACTTTGCCCAATCTTTTTACTGTTTTATTTTATTGCTACCAAACTGTTTAATTGCTTCGTCTGTCTGTTGGTCGAGTAACCAAATAAAACCCTTTTTCTTTTTTTTATTTAATCTTTGTGCGTGGAAAACAAGCCCTTATTGCCACAAACCCCTTTAGCTACACCAAGCACCCGGCGCAGCCCACGCGCTCAGGCATTATTACAAACAGCTTTAGTGCTGGCAATTATTTTTGCCCTCAATTTGCTGGCAACCCGCT encodes the following:
- a CDS encoding carboxypeptidase regulatory-like domain-containing protein, translating into MKQQYYAKTTLLLLCFLIITGFLTGCSLTTWAQQVTNFKGRLLDAEGRGIGGVRVVILGQGEGTSNDEGFFTVPIQQQVEEIEINLPDNWLLISPRSKRALVPRGNRSVEFEVKKFERDDSELRRQLQAARQQTEKLKQDGLLQQNQLTALKAALEDTVAAWENRHNLVLKELTVTNTLIDRKLGKTDSLVAENTRLKIQIAQLTKQLQQYIEQQQNEYIFQNQETAYAQTFKEFDVYLDRLKTTQQALIRVKDAFLNPEAAKNFNQTIAKYNTARDSLIQNQSQRLSQNRLFWKDPVKELLLQSLYKSAIEGIHEQHILPLNQTVMAPMKAAALGEMPRIKASKQASKAAAITYNQLQHPIATLSADIKTVSLQLKPVR
- a CDS encoding ATP-binding protein yields the protein MQHKNNLRQWLAAGEGPTLDFKQHITAPDKIARTLVAFANSRGGRIIVGVEDHGHIIGVDVYEETYELNRAATLYCRPQIELQYEEYETQGKMLLIAHIHESHIKPHYALDKKGNATLYIRVADQCIVAPDFIAAALKQGDLSSLLRQPYFYFQSQNELLQLLQLQKHITIDQYANLKNVSTRAARRTLIDFLFDGTLTLLDDGYTFAASNHQSSGNSYHKSGKIL